The Methylomarinum sp. Ch1-1 genome contains the following window.
CCCGTCCACCTCGGGCGGTAATTCACCGCTCACGAATTGGCCTTCCGGCGTTTGCCAGCATTCGAGTCGGTAACGGGTATTACGGGATTCGAGCAGCAAATCTTGGACGACAGTGTCCCGATAGCCCTTAAAACGCGAGCCAGAGGCCAGATCGGGCGGGCGAATCACTTGTTCTTCATGGATAACCAGCTGTTGCGTCTTACTCCGTTTCTTCGAGCCCGCCCGTTTTTTCTTGTCCTTGCCGGTTTCCGACGTCGGTTTGCCATCGGTTTCTTGCGCCATGCCACTCGGCTTGAATTTTGGACGCGCTTTTTCGCCCTTCAAGATGGCTATTTCGTCTTTCAAGCAGCCGATTTCTTCGTCCTGGCGCTGGACTGTTTCTGACAAAGATTCGATGATGCCCAGCAACGCATCCACTAATGGGGTGCGTTCGGAATCCGGAATCTCTGGGAGGCTTAGACGTTTACTCATAGGGTGCTAGCATCGCATAATGTTGCTTATTTTGCGAGAAGTTGCCTCGACTTTTTGAGAAGTTACCGCTCCCGGGATTAACTGATTGATTTACATGAGGTTTAATTACTAGGAAACAAGTTTCAAGGTTCAAAAGACAGCTTCAAATTCAATATATTGATGCTTCTGTTTTAGCTGTGTACGTCATGTTGGTATTAAACCCCGTGAACGCTTACGTTCGCGGCACGGTTCGTCAGCAATCGCCATTCCAAGGGCTTTTCACCCGCCGGCGGATCGACTTCTTTGGCTAAAATCGCGGTCGCCTCGAACGTTCCTCCATTTTCGGCGGGAAAACTGATGCGCAGTGTTCGCATCTGTTGGACAATCTTTCGCCCTTGGCGGCCAGCGCGTGGTGGTAGGTAAAAACTCAGCTCGCCGAGGGTATCGGTTTTGGCGACTTTATCCCATAGCTTGTCCGTTTCTCCGGTCAACTTACGGTTATGCTTCGCTCGAATCAGCCAATCCGCCGGATTGCCAAGCGCATCCGCTCGTTGCATTAAAGCCAAGATATCGGCCTCTCGATCCGCCACGTACACCAAGCGGGTCTCCGGCAACTCGGTCGCTCGTTCGGCTATCCGTTCGTAGCCCTCGATCCAGCGTAAACTCTCCAAAATACCGGGGCGTTCACCTTGTTCATCTTTCGCTTCGCGCGCCCACATCCAAGCATCCAGGACGCCTAAGGGTAAACGCTCTGGCGTCACCGCATAGGTCGGATGCACATACATTCCGCGTTGCGCTTCATACGATAACGGGCCCAACCCTTGCGTTTGGCGACCGTTGAAATCCAACTCCGTGGTATCTTGTAAACATAACACCACCGGTTGCGCACGCATCCGCGTGAACGAGCAGTCTATATGCGGCTGCAGAATATCGCGCCAATCGATCTCTTCTTGAGCAAAGAAGCGATAGGCGGCTATGGTTTCCGCCCAGCCGCCACAGGCCCCAGGAATACTGGCCGCCGGCTTTGCGGCAAACTGTTGAAGCAGTTTGATTGAACGTGCATTCAACCGTTGATCTCCAAGATCGATCCGTGATAATTCTTCCTTTGCCCATCCCATGGTGATTCACTGCTCCTCATGCAAAAAATTCAGATCATACCGTTTTTAGTGACTTGTGTATAACG
Protein-coding sequences here:
- a CDS encoding IS4 family transposase; this translates as MGWAKEELSRIDLGDQRLNARSIKLLQQFAAKPAASIPGACGGWAETIAAYRFFAQEEIDWRDILQPHIDCSFTRMRAQPVVLCLQDTTELDFNGRQTQGLGPLSYEAQRGMYVHPTYAVTPERLPLGVLDAWMWAREAKDEQGERPGILESLRWIEGYERIAERATELPETRLVYVADREADILALMQRADALGNPADWLIRAKHNRKLTGETDKLWDKVAKTDTLGELSFYLPPRAGRQGRKIVQQMRTLRISFPAENGGTFEATAILAKEVDPPAGEKPLEWRLLTNRAANVSVHGV